In the Paralichthys olivaceus isolate ysfri-2021 chromosome 15, ASM2471397v2, whole genome shotgun sequence genome, one interval contains:
- the LOC109628759 gene encoding vascular endothelial zinc finger 1-like: MEPSWSTFLFQQANEALHHQHHVAQNSLLPLLNSGADHIDQKPILPIQLDQKPPTSAADLLKDNVASGGSRPPMPVIKKEHKGKTPFVCGYCNKAFRDSYHLRRHESSHTGIKMVSRPKKTAQTAPTMVPMISTMQRENNINPPYISTVAGILSTATTSVSSGTSIMTSSAMGNVPQQNIIKKPAKPVKKNHGCEMCGKAFRDVYHLNRHKLSHSDEKPFECPICQQRFKRKDRMTYHVRSHDGGVHKPYVCSVCGKGFSRPDHLSCHVKHVHSSERPFKCQVTACTSAFATKDRLRSHMIRHEGKVTCSICGKMLSAAYITSHLKTHGQTNFNSCNKDGNEVCNSASATPVTISAPITSAMNRGISNINNHPITIAAQMNISTNTVNITSPIGLQHPVTITGPVNIASVNIPATASMNIAHPVAITSSMPMNIAGPLNIAMRSVDSMPFLSQVLPSSPPW; the protein is encoded by the exons CAGGCAAATGAGGCCCTCCATCACCAGCACCATGTGGCCCAGAACAGCCTGCTGCCACTTCTCAATTCAGGAGCAGATCACATTGACCAGAAGCCTATCCTGCCCATCCAACTCGACCAGAAGCCACCCACCAGTGCTGCGGATCTCCTCAAAGATAACGTGGCCAGCGGAGGTTCACGGCCACCAATGCCTGTGATAAAGAAGGAACACAAAGGCAAAACACCTTTTGTCTGCGGCTACTGCAACAAGGCTTTTCGTGACAGCTACCACCTGCGACGCCATGAGTCCAGCCACACTGGCATCAAAATGGTGTCGCGGCCAAAGAAGACAGCCCAAACAGCGCCCACCATGGTACCCATGATCTCCACCATGCAACGAGAGAACAACATCAACCCTCCCTACATCTCCACGGTAGCAGGCATCCTCTCCACAGCAACCACCTCGGTTTCCTCAGGCACGAGTATCATGACGTCGTCCGCAATGGGCAATGTGCCGCAGCAAAATATCATCAAGAAACCCGCCAAACCCGTCAAGAAGAACCACGGGTGTGAGATGTGTGGAAAAGCATTTCGTGATGTCTACCATCTGAATCGCCACAAGCTGTCCCATTCAGACGAGAAGCCTTTTGAGTGCCCCATCTGCCAGCAACGCTTTAAAAGGAAAGACAGAATGACCTACCACGTTCGCTCTCATGACGGTGGAGTCCACAAGCCCTACGTATGTTCTGTGTGTGGGAAAGGCTTTTCCAG GCCAGACCACTTGAGCTGCCATGTGAAGCATGTGCATTCCTCAGAAAGACCGTTTAAATGTCAAGTAACG GCCTGTACCTCTGCTTTCGCCACCAAAGACAGACTCCGTTCCCACATGATCAGACATGAAGGCAAGGTCACCTGCAGCATCTGTGGGAAGATGCTCAGTGCCGCCTACATCACCAGCCACTTGAAGACTCACGGACAGACCAACTTTAACTCCTGTAACAAAG ATGGCAACGAAGTCTGCAATTCTGCCTCAGCTACACCTGTGACCATTTCTGCCCCCATCACCTCAGCGATGAACCGGGGAATCTCCAACATCAACAACCACCCCATCACCATTGCTGCACAAATGAACATTAGCACCAACACGGTCAACATCACATCTCCAATCGGCCTCCAGCATCCAGTCACCATCACCGGGCCTGTCAACATAGCCTCCGTCAACATCCCTGCCACAGCATCCATGAATATTGCCCACCCGGTCGCAATTACCTCCTCCATGCCTATGAATATAGCTGGCCCGCTCAACATTGCCATGAGGTCCGTCGATAGCATGCCTTTTCTGTCCCAAGTCTTGCCTTCTTCCCCGCCCTGGTAA